In one window of Agrobacterium larrymoorei DNA:
- a CDS encoding cell envelope integrity EipB family protein, whose protein sequence is MIVRNLALVLAAGVGFTPCIASAVPASVPSLISHRAVYDLELKDASDRSGIEGMTGRMVYEFTGSSCKGYKTDFRFVTQINTGDAVRLTDQQTTTFEDAASKKFTFETKSFTDDKLDKEVTGSAADNDGNMTVDLTKPDARKIDLGAGEFPTEHMYQVIENAKLGKRIFESRVFDGSDDGDQSLITSTLVGKQQTPKDGDTDADAGMAGDFAKAPFWPVTIAYYNDKTGTDSLPIYRMSFKLYENGITRDLTMDYGDFVLTGKLAKLDVLKPETCEAAPMR, encoded by the coding sequence ATGATCGTCAGGAACCTTGCTCTCGTTCTTGCCGCTGGCGTGGGTTTCACACCCTGCATCGCAAGTGCCGTGCCTGCCAGCGTTCCCAGCCTGATCTCGCATCGGGCCGTCTACGATCTCGAGTTGAAGGACGCCTCCGACCGCTCCGGCATCGAAGGTATGACGGGACGTATGGTGTATGAGTTCACCGGCTCTTCGTGCAAGGGTTACAAGACGGATTTCCGCTTCGTAACGCAGATCAATACCGGCGACGCGGTGCGGCTGACTGACCAGCAGACGACGACCTTCGAGGATGCGGCGTCGAAGAAATTCACCTTCGAAACCAAGTCCTTTACCGATGACAAGCTGGACAAGGAAGTAACGGGTTCTGCGGCTGACAATGACGGCAACATGACCGTGGATCTGACCAAGCCGGATGCGCGAAAGATCGATCTCGGCGCCGGTGAGTTTCCGACCGAGCATATGTATCAGGTCATCGAAAATGCCAAACTCGGCAAGCGCATCTTCGAATCGCGTGTTTTCGATGGATCCGATGATGGTGACCAGAGCCTGATCACCTCCACGCTGGTCGGCAAGCAGCAGACGCCGAAGGACGGCGATACGGACGCCGATGCGGGCATGGCGGGCGATTTCGCCAAAGCGCCGTTCTGGCCGGTGACGATTGCCTATTACAACGACAAGACGGGAACGGATTCTCTGCCGATCTACCGCATGTCGTTCAAGCTCTATGAAAATGGAATCACGCGCGATCTGACCATGGATTACGGGGATTTCGTGCTGACGGGTAAACTCGCGAAGCTCGATGTTTTGAAGCCCGAGACTTGCGAAGCGGCGCCCATGCGCTGA
- a CDS encoding RidA family protein has protein sequence MSEAIEARLKELGYTLPAAAAPAANYVPFTISGNLLYISGQLPMESGKIAVTGHVGRDVDVATAQKAAELCAVNILAQVKAALNGDLSKVRRVLKLNGFVASVPEFTEQHLVINGASNLIANVLGDAGKHARAAVGMASLPFNAAVEIDAIVEIDA, from the coding sequence ATGTCGGAAGCCATCGAAGCTCGCCTGAAGGAACTCGGTTACACTCTTCCCGCTGCCGCAGCGCCTGCTGCAAACTACGTGCCCTTCACCATCAGCGGCAATCTGCTCTACATCTCCGGTCAATTGCCCATGGAATCCGGCAAGATTGCGGTTACCGGCCATGTCGGCCGCGATGTGGATGTTGCGACGGCTCAGAAGGCCGCAGAACTCTGCGCGGTCAACATTCTGGCACAGGTCAAGGCAGCGCTGAACGGCGATCTCTCCAAGGTTCGCCGCGTGCTGAAGCTGAACGGCTTTGTCGCCTCCGTCCCGGAATTCACCGAGCAGCACCTCGTCATCAACGGCGCTTCGAACCTTATCGCGAACGTTCTTGGCGATGCTGGCAAGCATGCACGCGCAGCCGTCGGCATGGCGTCCCTGCCCTTCAATGCCGCTGTCGAGATCGA